From the Bacteroidales bacterium genome, one window contains:
- a CDS encoding ATP-dependent 6-phosphofructokinase, with product MAASKNHKATIGILTGGGDVPGLNPAIRAVTIRALREGFQVIGLKRGWAGLMEIIPDKEADNSDKYMVLTEEIVNKAGRTGGTFLHTSRTNPINVKKSEVPAHLADKYNKDVNDLTEDVIKNLDFLGIDYLIPIGGDDTLSYAVHLFKKGVRVIAIPKTMDNDVPGTDYCIGFSTCVTRTIELTNKLRTSAGSHERILVMEVFGRYAGFTAMLPTMAGAANRCVIPEYKFDIDRLVELLVEDRNRNPSKYSVVLISEGATFKGMDEMVFQNKETDAFGHAKLGGIGDIVSEKIKELSRKYNKGKTVEVINQKLGYLVRGGDPDAIDSIVPMAYGNLALDLVLKGIHGRLIVLRNGRYDNAPIDVVTSTKKLVDVNRFYNTERLRPHYKSFEFQPLFIMTGGYS from the coding sequence ATGGCAGCCTCAAAAAATCACAAAGCAACGATCGGGATCCTTACCGGTGGTGGGGATGTGCCCGGTCTGAACCCGGCCATCAGGGCCGTTACCATTCGTGCCCTCAGAGAGGGTTTTCAGGTAATAGGGCTTAAACGGGGCTGGGCTGGCTTGATGGAGATTATTCCTGACAAGGAAGCTGACAATAGTGACAAATACATGGTACTTACGGAAGAAATTGTCAACAAGGCCGGCAGAACCGGAGGAACATTTCTTCACACCAGCCGTACGAATCCCATCAATGTTAAAAAATCAGAAGTTCCGGCCCATCTTGCCGATAAGTACAATAAGGATGTGAATGATCTGACCGAGGATGTGATCAAAAACCTTGACTTTCTCGGGATTGACTATCTGATTCCCATTGGGGGGGATGATACCCTCAGTTATGCTGTACATCTGTTCAAAAAAGGTGTACGGGTTATCGCCATTCCCAAAACCATGGACAATGATGTTCCCGGCACTGATTACTGTATCGGGTTCAGCACCTGTGTAACCCGCACCATAGAGCTTACCAACAAACTCCGGACGTCAGCCGGTTCGCATGAACGCATTCTGGTGATGGAAGTGTTCGGCCGGTATGCCGGGTTTACTGCCATGTTGCCCACCATGGCCGGGGCCGCCAACCGGTGTGTTATCCCCGAATACAAATTCGATATTGACCGGCTGGTTGAACTGCTGGTGGAAGACCGGAACCGCAATCCAAGCAAATATTCGGTGGTTCTTATTTCCGAAGGAGCCACGTTCAAGGGAATGGACGAAATGGTTTTCCAGAACAAGGAGACCGATGCATTTGGCCATGCGAAATTAGGAGGCATAGGCGATATTGTCTCGGAAAAGATCAAGGAGCTATCCAGGAAGTACAACAAAGGGAAGACGGTGGAAGTTATCAATCAGAAGCTGGGGTATCTGGTGCGTGGCGGTGACCCCGATGCCATTGATTCCATCGTTCCCATGGCTTACGGTAACCTTGCGCTGGACCTGGTGCTGAAAGGTATTCACGGAAGGCTTATTGTACTGCGCAACGGAAGGTATGACAATGCCCCCATAGATGTAGTAACCAGCACCAAGAAACTGGTTGATGTGAACAGGTTTTACAATA
- a CDS encoding 6-phosphofructokinase has translation MKESVAILCAGGPAPGINTVVSSVTKIFLQNGYQVIGIHGGYKSLFAEEPVYDYLDWEFADAIYSKGGSALKMSRYKPRDDEFRKEFFEKNNVKLLVTIGGDDTASTALRLSRWLEEKNLKLVTIHVPKTIDNDLPLPEGNPTFGYHSAKEEGVRIVNTIYEDARTSGTWFVVSAMGREAGHLAFGIGTACHLPMIIIPEMFNKTKITFEKITNLIISSMVKRRLLGIDYGVAIVSEGVFHFMNDEEIIGTGINFTYDDHGHPELGNVSKSHIFNMLVQQKLKTLKIKVKSRPNELGYELRCCVPIAYDLSYATHLGLGVYRLFEKGETGCMITIDRKGNVSPLYLKDVEDETGKVRPRLVNIDSNKCQLVYRNNLHYVTKQDYKAAKKFVQNPEEFDFFKILEWDENFSAY, from the coding sequence ATGAAAGAGTCAGTTGCGATACTATGCGCCGGTGGGCCGGCTCCGGGCATCAATACGGTAGTAAGTTCGGTTACCAAGATTTTTTTGCAGAACGGCTATCAGGTGATCGGGATTCACGGAGGGTATAAAAGCCTTTTTGCCGAGGAACCGGTTTATGATTATCTGGACTGGGAATTTGCCGATGCCATATACAGCAAAGGAGGTTCGGCCCTGAAGATGAGCCGGTATAAACCGCGCGATGATGAATTCCGCAAGGAGTTTTTTGAGAAGAACAACGTCAAACTTCTTGTAACAATCGGAGGCGACGATACTGCATCAACGGCATTGCGCCTGTCGAGATGGCTGGAAGAGAAAAACCTGAAACTGGTTACCATTCATGTTCCAAAGACCATTGACAACGATTTGCCCCTGCCTGAAGGCAATCCCACTTTCGGATACCATTCGGCCAAGGAAGAGGGGGTACGGATTGTCAATACGATTTATGAAGACGCCCGTACGAGCGGCACCTGGTTTGTGGTTTCTGCCATGGGAAGGGAAGCAGGGCACCTGGCCTTTGGAATTGGCACTGCATGCCATCTTCCGATGATCATCATCCCCGAAATGTTCAACAAGACCAAGATTACCTTCGAAAAAATCACCAATCTCATCATCTCATCCATGGTAAAAAGAAGGCTTCTGGGCATTGATTACGGGGTGGCCATTGTGAGCGAAGGCGTTTTTCATTTTATGAACGATGAGGAAATCATTGGTACGGGGATTAACTTTACCTATGATGATCATGGCCATCCTGAGCTGGGCAATGTGAGCAAATCACACATTTTCAATATGCTGGTCCAGCAGAAGCTTAAAACATTGAAGATCAAGGTAAAGAGCCGTCCCAATGAGCTGGGTTACGAACTGCGCTGCTGCGTTCCGATTGCTTACGACCTTTCCTACGCCACCCATCTGGGATTGGGTGTGTACAGGTTGTTTGAAAAAGGGGAAACAGGATGCATGATCACCATTGACCGTAAAGGGAATGTATCGCCCCTCTATCTGAAAGACGTTGAGGATGAAACGGGGAAAGTGCGCCCCCGCCTGGTGAACATAGATTCCAACAAGTGCCAGCTTGTTTACCGAAACAACCTGCATTATGTAACCAAGCAGGACTATAAGGCGGCAAAGAAATTTGTTCAGAACCCGGAAGAATTTGACTTTTTCAAAATTCTGGAGTGGGACGAGAATTTCTCTGCTTATTGA
- a CDS encoding RecX family transcriptional regulator, whose amino-acid sequence MERNFFCTHPEQLFFHFRHASFCCTRKKKPSLQELRKIPYFYTNSPGYMNKNVEILLEKARRYCSARETSRHDMKQKLRQWGTPPENMEDILLSLEKENFINESRFARAAAGDKFRFEKWGRMKIRHFLLQHHISEPVIEEALQSIDEEEYRSLIYREIKKKNDTIAAGNLWERKSKLFRFAQARGYESELALQALDRILNE is encoded by the coding sequence ATGGAAAGAAATTTTTTCTGTACTCATCCGGAACAACTTTTTTTTCACTTCCGCCATGCATCCTTCTGCTGTACACGAAAGAAGAAACCTTCGTTGCAGGAACTCCGGAAAATTCCGTATTTTTACACAAATTCGCCGGGCTACATGAACAAAAATGTGGAGATTCTGCTGGAAAAGGCACGCCGGTACTGCAGTGCACGCGAAACCTCACGGCACGATATGAAGCAGAAGCTCAGGCAATGGGGGACGCCTCCTGAAAACATGGAAGACATTCTCCTCTCCCTGGAAAAGGAAAATTTTATTAATGAATCCCGTTTTGCCCGGGCAGCAGCCGGTGACAAATTCCGCTTCGAAAAATGGGGAAGAATGAAAATACGGCATTTCCTGCTTCAGCACCACATCAGTGAACCCGTCATTGAAGAAGCTCTTCAGTCAATTGATGAAGAAGAATACCGTTCGCTCATTTACCGCGAAATAAAAAAGAAGAACGATACCATTGCGGCAGGCAACCTATGGGAACGCAAGTCAAAACTCTTTCGTTTTGCCCAGGCCAGAGGCTATGAAAGCGAACTGGCCCTGCAGGCACTCGACCGGATTCTTAATGAATGA